One Notolabrus celidotus isolate fNotCel1 chromosome 18, fNotCel1.pri, whole genome shotgun sequence DNA window includes the following coding sequences:
- the kcnj16 gene encoding inward rectifier potassium channel 16, protein MHKQYTSVKPTEDINVKTDNGPQPKKHRYVRKEGTCNVVFRHVPEEWLLFVTDIFTTLVEIRWRVMFLIFALSYILSWLFFGIQYWVIALAHGDLQNHTNDPCMYEVRSFTAAFLFSLETQTTIGYGFRGMSENCMIAIIIVTIQDVISCFIDTFVIGIVVAKMASARKRAQTVGFSNSAVINLRDGFLCLSWRVGDFRRHHLVEGTALAQIVRSTVHATGKVDVTYEDLLIQQKDIILATPTTISHRIAPGSPLYSMSLADLRRADFELVVSFTYTDDSTGMLHQSRTSYTPAEILWGQLFQEMIRVSRRNYRVDYTLFNHTAKVLVPEVSAEEYELKKQLRPSPRHSPRHSPRPSPRLSPRLSPRSSPRPARALQHNHEEKLLKPPTVTVEMVNDSRPEATVSPQADSQHSNTLTLPNDLTSSEK, encoded by the coding sequence ATGCATAAACAGTACACCTCAGTCAAGCCCACTGAAGACATCAATGTAAAGACGGACAACGGACCTCAACCGAAGAAGCATCGGTATGTTCGGAAAGAGGGAACCTGTAACGTCGTGTTCCGACACGTCCCCGAGGAGTGGCTCCTGTTCGTGACCGACATCTTCACCACGTTGGTGGAGATCAGATGGAGGGTGATGTTCCTCATCTTTGCCTTGTCTTACATCCTATCCTGGCTTTTCTTCGGGATCCAATACTGGGTCATCGCTCTCGCTCACGGAGACCTCCAGAACCACACGAACGATCCGTGCATGTACGAAGTGCGCAGCTTCACGGCCGCGTTCCTCTTCTCCCTGGAGACCCAAACCACCATCGGGTACGGCTTCAGAGGGATGTCCGAGAACTGCATGATCGCAATCATCATCGTCACGATACAAGACGTCATCAGCTGCTTCATCGACACGTTCGTGATTGGGATTGTCGTCGCCAAGATGGCCTCGGCTAGGAAGCGAGCGCAGACGGTGGGCTTCAGTAACTCTGCGGTCATTAACCTACGTGACGGCTTCTTGTGTCTTTCCTGGAGAGTCGGCGACTTCCGCCGGCATCACCTCGTTGAAGGAACTGCTCTCGCTCAGATTGTGCGCTCCACGGTGCACGCGACGGGGAAAGTGGACGTGACCTACGAAGACCTGCTGATCCAGCAGAAGGACATCATCCTGGCAACGCCTACCACCATCTCCCACAGGATCGCACCCGGCAGCCCGCTGTACAGCATGAGTCTGGCAGATCTACGGCGAGCAGACTTTGAGCTGGTGGTGTCTTTTACCTACACGGACGACTCCACAGGGATGCTGCATCAGTCCCGAACCTCGTACACCCCTGCTGAGATCCTCTGGGGTCAGCTGTTCCAGGAGATGATCCGCGTCAGCAGGAGGAACTACAGGGTGGATTACACTTTGTTCAATCACACCGCCAAGGTTCTGGTGCCCGAGGTCAGCGCTGAGGAGTACGAACTCAAGAAGCAGCTGAGGCCTTCTCCTCGACACTCCCCCCGGCATTCCCCGCGCCCCTCTCCTCGGCTCTCCCCTCGCCTTTCACCGAGGTCCTCCCCGCGCCCCGCGAGGGCGCTGCAGCACAATCACGAAGAAAAGCTTCTGAAGCCTCCGACGGTGACTGTGGAAATGGTGAATGACAGTCGCCCTGAAGCAACTGTTTCACCTCAAGCGGACAGCCAACATTCGAACACTTTGACTCTGCCGAATGACCTCACGAGTTCAGAGAAGTGA